In Candidatus Poribacteria bacterium, the genomic window CGTTTATTTGAATTACCTTCTGTTTTTTGTTTCTGATGATGCCCGTGATATAACGGTGAAGTTCGGTCTTGTGTTCTTTTGGAATAAGGGATTGTCTGCCTTTGACAGCGAAGACGATGTGTATATAAATTTGGGTGTAGGTGTTAGGCATAGGGAAATCTCCTTGTAATTTTATAGGCATGCTGAATTCTATAAACATGCTGAAGAAACACCCCAGCAAAAACCCCTTACAGGGCTTGGGTCCTGGTTTGATACCGCTGCTATAAACATAACGTCCCTACGGGACTAAGATGCTGTTTGATGCGCATCTCTTCAGCATGTTTATCTCTATAATTCCTATACTGCTGCTATAAACATAGTGAAGAAACCCCCAAGCAAATAAACCCTACGGGACTAAGATGCTGTTTGATGTGCATCTCTTCAGCATGTTTATCTCTATAATTCCTATTTTGTCTGAATCGCGGATTACGCGAATTTAAGACATTCTGATATGAAACCACTGCTTATCTATCGGGGTTAAAACCGCCTACAAGACGGCTGACTGCTGACAGCCATCCTACACCTCGCTTTTGATGAAAATCAGCATTATCACCGTAAAGAGAATAACATTCATTGTCAGCAACAGGAGCATGTCCGGGAGTGCTCGTTTTGCATTGATACCGGTATCGCTTCTGTGAAAGGAGAACTGCGGGAGTGCATCCCAGTCGGCTGTGCCTTTATCGGCAGCGAACCACTGTCGCGATTCAAATATCTTTTGGTCATAGAAATAGTCAACGACTGCGCGCCGGTAACGTTGAACCGTGTTGAAAAAGTCTTGAGTACCCTCTAAGTCGGTGCCTGCCCAGGCTTCCGTTGCTGCATCATACAACCCGCCCGGTGAAAACCGCAACAGCATTCGACCGAGATTCGCGGGTTGGACATAGATCGCCTCAAGTGCCGGTTTCCGGACAAGCCACGTCCGTTGGACGGTATTGATAGTCTCTCTATTGTAGAAGTTGTAATAGTCCTGTACGTGCGGCACCTGCGGTTCAGATTCTGCTTTAATTTTTCCGGCGTACAATCCGGTTTGGTGGAAATAGAGCAATATTGAGGGTTTGTCCTCATCGTGCCAGAAGGTGTATTCAACACCTTCCAAGCCAAATCCGGCAGCCATATCTTCACCGCCACGCGATGGGGGGCTTAAAACAGCATCATTGCGGATAAACTGCTTGTTTTCTCTATCTAATTTTTCCCACATCTGTTTGATTTGATTATAGACAGAGATTTGCGTTTCCGGTTGCGGGACGATGTCAACTGCGGTAAGAATCAGATTTGGATACACAAGCACTAAGACGCCCCAGACGAACATGCAAAGCATGAGCGCGGTACTGGTGCGACGCGTCATCGCAGAGATGCATAAGCCGATAAGATAAAACAGCGACACATAAAGCAGTGATGTCAGAATAATCCCGCCGATGCGAAAAAAATCATCCGAGTTCAAGGCGACCGTAGTGGATGTCGTCAGCAAGGTGATGGACAGGAGTAGACTGATC contains:
- a CDS encoding ABC transporter permease subunit encodes the protein MLITLIRRELLDNLMTFRFAAAVFITLLLVVANTIVLLKDYEQRLTAYNKAAQESHQELREEKTYSGYSGTLVVHRPPNPLSIFNLGLDKQVGNKIEVYHAFVPTIWDAEKHGADNPFLNLFTSIDIVLVFQGVLSLLALIFAYDALAGERERGTLRLVLTHPIQRGYILFAKYISAMLCLLVPLLISLLLSITLLTTSTTVALNSDDFFRIGGIILTSLLYVSLFYLIGLCISAMTRRTSTALMLCMFVWGVLVLVYPNLILTAVDIVPQPETQISVYNQIKQMWEKLDRENKQFIRNDAVLSPPSRGGEDMAAGFGLEGVEYTFWHDEDKPSILLYFHQTGLYAGKIKAESEPQVPHVQDYYNFYNRETINTVQRTWLVRKPALEAIYVQPANLGRMLLRFSPGGLYDAATEAWAGTDLEGTQDFFNTVQRYRRAVVDYFYDQKIFESRQWFAADKGTADWDALPQFSFHRSDTGINAKRALPDMLLLLTMNVILFTVIMLIFIKSEV